One window of the Chitinophaga niabensis genome contains the following:
- a CDS encoding terpene synthase family protein — MFTITKKQELFCPFQPSISPYVQSVENHTLQWCETFQLYPGAMFNELKTSNFGYMTCRFYPTASHERLCITNDLLVLLFLLDDLFDHQDAVAQDPAALKMLMKNFLGVLTEDKHFTMENGGHVLAALSDVWQRMKACSSAAFQREFVQDILLLFNAIEWQNKNANSWKTPSISEYIERRPIIGGAHIAGRLIYFAEDIALPASIKDHPTLQRLNELCGHLGCWANDLFSLSKEIAHGDTHNLVMVIRQEKHLELDDAIHETVLLHNEEMREFHELYNAMEDFPAGARKYAYDLAMILRGNMDWSFEDTARYEFNCVENYTITDRLTETV, encoded by the coding sequence ATGTTCACCATTACCAAAAAACAGGAGCTTTTCTGCCCTTTTCAGCCAAGTATTAGTCCTTATGTGCAGTCTGTAGAAAACCACACTCTCCAATGGTGTGAAACATTTCAGCTGTATCCCGGTGCCATGTTTAACGAATTAAAAACATCCAACTTCGGGTACATGACCTGCAGATTTTATCCCACTGCCTCACATGAGCGACTTTGTATCACCAACGATCTGTTGGTATTGTTATTCCTGCTGGATGATCTCTTTGATCACCAGGATGCGGTAGCGCAGGACCCTGCTGCATTGAAAATGCTGATGAAGAATTTCCTCGGCGTGCTCACAGAGGATAAACACTTTACCATGGAAAACGGCGGCCATGTGCTGGCCGCACTATCTGATGTATGGCAGCGTATGAAAGCCTGCAGCAGCGCTGCATTCCAAAGGGAATTTGTGCAGGACATCCTGCTCTTGTTCAATGCCATTGAATGGCAGAACAAAAATGCGAACAGCTGGAAGACGCCCAGCATTTCCGAGTACATTGAAAGACGCCCCATTATTGGAGGTGCCCACATTGCGGGCCGCCTTATTTACTTTGCAGAGGACATTGCCCTGCCTGCTTCCATAAAAGACCATCCCACACTGCAACGCCTGAACGAACTCTGTGGTCACCTGGGTTGCTGGGCAAACGATCTGTTTTCCTTAAGTAAGGAAATTGCACATGGAGACACGCATAACCTGGTGATGGTGATCCGGCAGGAGAAACACCTGGAGCTGGATGATGCCATTCATGAAACGGTATTGCTGCACAACGAAGAAATGCGCGAGTTCCATGAACTCTACAACGCCATGGAAGATTTCCCTGCCGGGGCCAGGAAGTATGCATATGACCTCGCCATGATCCTGCGCGGGAATATGGACTGGAGCTTTGAAGATACCGCCCGGTATGAGTTTAATTGCGTAGAGAATTACACGATCACTGACCGCCTGACTGAAACAGTATAG
- a CDS encoding RagB/SusD family nutrient uptake outer membrane protein, whose translation MKHILSFVFGVTCVLTACTHEFIPNPNAPTMEEIIKNPSISQLNNLVTGSEGGLRAQLGLYHDLVGVFGREFWRYSNSDSRNTEDLLGKGNITLDPNSYYAVNSWLARYSVVKNCNLLIQATKNCTLLENEAQKNGYYAFAKTIAAYQLLLNLTHTDDLGIRTDVNDPKHLGPIVNKTQALTDIAKLLDDADALLNNAAIIFPLSDGFEGFSDVPGFRKFNRALSARVSIYREQWPKALTDLNASFLDLSAGSNLYAGVYHVFSSSSGDLLNELYLALDGQSDIRAAHPTFEADLEAGDDRINKTHIRAVPAAFDGLTSTRDVALYATPVTPVPFIRNEELILIYAEARLQTNALAEAADALNIIRSKHNLAPRLDLDTKAKLIDELLKQRRYSLFGEGHRWVDMRRYNRLAALPIDRVGDDVWPRVPLPDGE comes from the coding sequence ATGAAACATATTTTATCATTCGTTTTTGGCGTGACCTGTGTGCTTACTGCCTGCACCCATGAATTCATTCCTAACCCCAACGCCCCCACGATGGAAGAGATCATTAAAAATCCCTCCATCTCTCAGTTAAACAACCTGGTAACAGGTTCCGAAGGAGGCCTGCGTGCACAACTGGGCCTGTATCATGATCTCGTGGGTGTATTTGGCCGTGAATTCTGGCGTTACTCCAATTCAGACAGTCGTAATACAGAAGATCTTTTAGGAAAAGGAAATATTACACTGGACCCTAACTCCTATTATGCCGTCAACAGCTGGCTGGCCCGTTATTCCGTGGTAAAGAACTGCAACCTGCTGATACAGGCTACGAAAAATTGCACCTTACTGGAAAATGAAGCACAAAAGAACGGGTATTATGCTTTTGCCAAAACCATCGCTGCTTACCAGTTATTGCTCAATCTTACCCATACGGATGATCTGGGGATCAGAACAGATGTAAATGATCCCAAACACCTGGGGCCGATCGTCAACAAAACACAGGCTTTAACAGACATTGCCAAATTACTGGATGATGCAGATGCGCTGCTGAATAATGCAGCGATCATCTTCCCGCTTTCCGATGGGTTTGAGGGCTTCAGTGATGTGCCGGGCTTCAGAAAGTTCAACCGCGCGCTTTCTGCCCGTGTATCCATTTACCGGGAGCAATGGCCCAAAGCGCTTACCGATCTCAATGCTTCCTTCCTGGACCTTTCAGCCGGAAGTAACCTGTACGCAGGTGTTTATCATGTTTTCTCTTCTTCCAGCGGAGACCTCTTAAATGAACTGTACCTCGCACTGGATGGCCAGAGTGATATCAGGGCCGCCCACCCTACTTTTGAAGCAGACCTGGAAGCCGGCGACGACCGCATCAACAAAACACATATAAGGGCTGTACCGGCAGCTTTTGACGGGTTAACCAGTACCCGGGACGTGGCACTTTATGCCACGCCTGTCACTCCGGTGCCTTTCATCCGGAATGAAGAGCTGATATTGATCTATGCAGAAGCCAGGCTGCAAACCAATGCACTGGCAGAAGCGGCGGATGCGTTGAACATCATTCGCAGCAAACACAATCTCGCACCGCGGCTGGACCTTGATACGAAAGCGAAACTTATTGATGAGCTCTTAAAGCAAAGAAGGTATTCCCTTTTTGGAGAAGGACACCGCTGGGTGGATATGCGCCGTTATAACAGGCTGGCTGCACTTCCTATTGACCGTGTGGGGGATGATGTATGGCCGCGTGTACCGCTGCCGGATGGAGAATAA
- a CDS encoding ATP-binding response regulator — translation MNPRDILKKVINAGAQTQDGTKARTVVIVNIMAAIPALFAFLLAPILFFITGQLRLLYCPVIEGLILITVPFFNRSGKYITAKFIMFCTHCAGTLFFGVIMGPAANVELIVIFLIGMSFLLFTTNPQRVFSLLAVFSVLTALGIHYGYEITKLVVLMAVVTLNILVFYFYSEHFKESIDKLMAKTKTLEDVNISKSLSFNKTNHETRNHLNVVTSISEELLRQSKGADKIVIAADRVKALNIACKQMTLVINNVLDYSALENGKFELVNSNFDLRELITEITASFQVMADEKQVKISTELSPALPEIILSDERELTTVISNLVSNAVKFTAADSGIKIKAFPNEKNQLVISITDAGPGLNDQQRIQIFKPYVSQRHSTYRGTGLGLPLVKKTVESMGGNIRVESKTGIGSTFIVTLPLVAGIKQLEEKISYKKFNKTVLVIDDNQMNLRAVELLLQRMGCQVLLSADLFKGIEAASHERPDLVLLDIGLPGIYGKEALKVVQEALDGTPVISVTGETAPAVKEEMLAAGAVGFLSKPLIFDTFYSELETFFSKK, via the coding sequence ATGAATCCACGTGACATCCTAAAGAAGGTCATTAATGCTGGTGCGCAGACTCAGGATGGAACAAAAGCGAGAACTGTAGTGATCGTAAATATCATGGCTGCGATACCAGCCCTGTTTGCTTTCTTACTGGCTCCGATCTTATTTTTTATCACGGGCCAGCTGCGGTTACTGTACTGCCCTGTTATTGAAGGTCTTATACTGATAACAGTACCCTTTTTCAACAGATCCGGAAAATACATTACGGCTAAATTTATCATGTTCTGCACGCACTGTGCGGGCACCTTATTCTTTGGGGTGATCATGGGCCCTGCTGCCAATGTGGAGCTGATCGTGATCTTCCTGATAGGCATGTCCTTCCTGTTATTTACCACCAACCCGCAAAGGGTATTCAGCCTGCTGGCGGTATTCAGCGTATTAACAGCCCTGGGTATCCATTATGGTTATGAGATCACCAAACTGGTGGTGCTTATGGCGGTGGTTACACTGAACATCCTGGTGTTCTACTTTTATTCGGAACATTTTAAGGAATCCATCGATAAACTGATGGCCAAAACAAAGACGCTGGAAGATGTGAACATCTCCAAAAGCCTTTCCTTCAACAAAACAAACCACGAAACCAGGAATCATCTTAACGTAGTGACCTCCATCAGTGAGGAACTGTTGCGGCAGAGCAAAGGCGCAGATAAGATCGTTATAGCAGCAGACCGCGTGAAGGCGCTGAACATTGCCTGTAAACAGATGACCCTGGTGATCAATAACGTGCTGGATTATTCAGCATTGGAAAACGGCAAGTTTGAACTGGTGAATTCCAATTTCGATCTGCGGGAACTAATCACGGAAATAACAGCCTCCTTCCAGGTGATGGCGGATGAAAAACAGGTGAAGATCAGTACTGAACTGTCCCCGGCCCTGCCGGAGATCATTCTCAGCGATGAAAGGGAATTGACCACCGTGATCAGCAATCTTGTTTCCAATGCCGTGAAATTCACGGCGGCGGATAGCGGGATAAAGATCAAAGCATTCCCGAATGAAAAGAACCAGCTGGTGATCAGTATCACAGATGCCGGCCCCGGTTTAAACGACCAGCAAAGGATCCAGATCTTTAAACCTTATGTGAGCCAGCGCCACAGTACTTACCGTGGTACAGGGCTTGGCCTTCCGCTGGTGAAGAAAACGGTGGAGTCCATGGGTGGTAATATCCGCGTGGAAAGCAAAACCGGCATAGGCAGCACCTTCATTGTTACCCTGCCACTGGTAGCGGGTATCAAACAGCTGGAAGAAAAGATCAGCTATAAGAAGTTCAATAAAACCGTACTGGTAATTGACGATAATCAGATGAACCTGCGGGCAGTAGAATTGCTGCTACAGCGGATGGGATGCCAGGTGCTCCTTTCCGCAGACCTTTTCAAAGGTATTGAAGCAGCCAGTCATGAACGGCCGGACCTGGTATTACTCGATATCGGTTTACCCGGCATCTATGGAAAAGAAGCCCTGAAAGTAGTACAGGAAGCCCTGGATGGCACCCCGGTGATCAGCGTTACGGGAGAAACAGCCCCCGCCGTAAAAGAAGAGATGCTGGCCGCCGGTGCGGTAGGTTTTCTATCCAAACCCCTTATTTTTGACACTTTTTACAGTGAACTCGAAACTTTTTTTAGTAAAAAGTAA
- a CDS encoding VOC family protein, which yields MIQFSRLDHVTQMVPIGKKEAAKTFYKEILQLEEIPGNHPRGAIWFNIGNIQLHIVEEEPGPISGRHPAFEVKDLEAAKAYLESKGIEISYSSVIEGRSRCFFRDPFNNRIELLEYL from the coding sequence ATGATACAGTTTTCGCGGTTAGACCATGTTACGCAAATGGTACCGATCGGCAAAAAAGAAGCAGCCAAAACATTCTACAAAGAGATATTACAGCTGGAAGAGATCCCCGGCAATCATCCGCGGGGCGCTATATGGTTCAATATCGGCAATATTCAATTGCATATTGTGGAAGAGGAACCGGGTCCAATATCCGGCCGTCACCCTGCTTTTGAAGTGAAGGACCTCGAAGCGGCAAAGGCCTACCTGGAAAGCAAAGGCATTGAAATTTCATATTCCTCTGTTATAGAAGGCCGTTCCAGGTGTTTTTTCAGAGACCCTTTTAACAACAGGATAGAGTTATTGGAATACCTGTAA
- a CDS encoding SusC/RagA family TonB-linked outer membrane protein gives MRQSLKGILYLVCLLLPLVMQAQQKTFSGRVTDVNGNPLPGASVSIQKTKQGTITNMEGRFEINAPEGAILVVNFTGFRSRNIKLTGDAILAIVLEEDIAKLDEIVVTGLATTVKRRNAANSVASVSAKELTGVAPAQTFDAALSGKITGANIVANSGAPGGGLSVKLRGVSSVFGTTQPLYVIDGVIISNRTISTGTNVITNAQGGGSATSAQDNATSRIADINPQDIENVEILKGASASAIYGSQASAGVVIITTKKGKAGTTKVNVSQDMGFITARHLMGMKSLTDAQITARRWNVGLYRTAETAGKLYDYEKEIYGNTGFLRNTSFTASGGTEKTTFLFSAGMRKEEGIIKNTGYANNSLRLNVNHRVSDRIKVGITSSYTNSSSDRGITNNDNTGVSIGVQLASMRPYRELHPNEKGQYPNPLNGNNILQTIALMKNNEKINRVISGINIDATLQQSDVSITRLVARGGVDFYNQKSQLLFPAILHLETAAGTGGRNVQGNANDLNTSWAAFLVNTLSAKQLSFVTTAGLTHEYGSFDQLLNVASQLVGEETSGGQASSVSAQQTRYLFRNDGIFFQEEIALKEFLNFTAGVRFDRSTNNGNYKKFNVYPKANMSWNIAKMGNWDNSTVNDLKFRIAYGESSGFPTFNSRFTTLPGMSIGGRPGSLIGITLGDADIESERQTELEGGMDISFLNGKISFEATLYNKVIKDLLVAANFPASSGFTNRWVNAGSLRNRGLELGLRTIPVDNKFLRWNSTLNFWLNRSKVTKLNVPRFDQGSAFGANYGTFFIEEGKSATQILALNDDGELQKFGDLEPDYQLSFYNELTFLKNISLRFLLHARKGSSNINLSQLLQDYGGTSPDWDVPDAGGNPTGRVRSGQPYRYVQDASYLRFREIALYYRLPLVCRHIQNIRLGVSANNFITWTPYKGYDPEVSNFGAGFGAGVDVAPYPASKRLQFHLSLDF, from the coding sequence ATGAGACAATCCCTGAAAGGCATATTATACCTCGTATGCCTGTTATTACCGCTTGTTATGCAGGCACAGCAAAAAACCTTTTCCGGAAGAGTGACCGATGTGAATGGTAACCCCTTACCCGGTGCCAGTGTGAGCATCCAAAAGACCAAACAAGGCACCATTACCAATATGGAAGGCAGATTTGAGATCAATGCCCCTGAAGGTGCCATACTTGTAGTCAACTTCACCGGTTTCAGATCCCGCAATATTAAACTCACGGGCGATGCCATATTGGCCATTGTGCTGGAAGAAGATATCGCCAAACTGGATGAAATTGTGGTGACGGGGCTGGCTACCACAGTAAAACGAAGAAATGCGGCCAATTCCGTGGCCTCTGTTTCCGCAAAGGAACTAACGGGCGTGGCACCTGCCCAAACCTTCGATGCCGCTTTAAGCGGTAAAATAACAGGCGCCAACATTGTAGCTAATTCCGGTGCACCGGGTGGCGGGCTTTCTGTTAAACTCCGCGGCGTATCCTCTGTTTTTGGTACTACCCAGCCGCTGTACGTAATAGACGGCGTGATCATCAGCAACCGTACCATTTCTACCGGTACCAATGTTATTACCAATGCACAAGGCGGTGGCAGTGCCACTTCCGCACAGGATAATGCTACTTCCCGCATTGCAGACATCAACCCGCAGGATATTGAAAATGTGGAAATACTGAAAGGCGCTTCCGCTTCTGCCATATATGGTTCCCAGGCCTCTGCCGGGGTGGTGATCATCACTACCAAAAAAGGGAAAGCAGGCACTACAAAAGTGAATGTTTCCCAGGATATGGGATTTATCACCGCCCGTCACCTGATGGGTATGAAATCATTGACGGATGCACAGATCACTGCACGCAGATGGAATGTGGGATTGTACAGAACAGCAGAAACAGCCGGCAAATTATATGATTATGAAAAAGAGATTTATGGCAACACGGGCTTCCTGCGCAACACCAGTTTTACTGCCAGCGGCGGAACAGAGAAAACCACCTTCCTTTTCTCCGCAGGCATGCGTAAAGAAGAAGGGATCATTAAGAATACCGGTTATGCCAATAACAGTCTCCGCTTAAATGTGAACCACCGGGTATCAGACAGGATCAAAGTAGGTATTACTTCTTCCTACACCAATTCCTCTTCTGACCGTGGTATTACCAACAACGATAATACCGGTGTTTCCATTGGTGTACAATTAGCTTCCATGCGTCCTTACAGGGAACTGCATCCCAATGAGAAAGGGCAATATCCCAATCCCCTGAATGGTAACAATATCCTGCAGACCATTGCATTGATGAAGAACAATGAAAAGATCAACCGGGTGATCAGCGGTATCAATATTGATGCTACGCTGCAACAATCAGATGTTTCCATCACCAGGCTGGTAGCAAGAGGTGGCGTGGATTTCTATAACCAGAAATCGCAATTACTGTTCCCCGCCATCCTTCACCTTGAAACAGCTGCAGGTACCGGTGGCCGTAACGTGCAGGGGAATGCCAACGACCTCAATACCAGCTGGGCCGCCTTCCTGGTGAACACGCTCAGTGCAAAACAATTGTCGTTTGTAACCACTGCCGGTTTAACACACGAATATGGTTCCTTTGATCAGTTGCTGAATGTGGCTTCGCAACTGGTAGGAGAAGAAACCAGCGGAGGACAGGCCAGCTCTGTAAGCGCACAGCAAACACGTTATCTTTTCCGTAACGATGGTATTTTCTTCCAGGAAGAAATTGCATTGAAAGAGTTCCTGAATTTCACTGCCGGTGTTCGTTTCGACAGGTCTACCAATAACGGGAACTACAAGAAGTTCAATGTATATCCCAAAGCCAATATGTCCTGGAACATTGCTAAGATGGGCAATTGGGATAACAGTACGGTCAATGATCTGAAGTTCCGTATCGCTTATGGTGAAAGCAGTGGTTTCCCTACTTTCAACAGCCGCTTTACCACATTGCCGGGTATGAGCATTGGCGGGCGCCCGGGTTCATTGATCGGTATCACTTTAGGAGATGCGGATATTGAATCTGAAAGGCAAACGGAACTGGAAGGTGGTATGGATATCAGTTTCCTGAACGGGAAGATCAGCTTTGAAGCTACGCTGTACAACAAGGTGATCAAAGACCTGCTGGTGGCAGCTAATTTCCCGGCATCCAGTGGTTTTACCAATCGTTGGGTGAATGCAGGTTCCCTGCGCAACCGCGGGCTGGAATTAGGCTTAAGGACCATCCCTGTTGACAATAAGTTCCTGCGCTGGAACTCTACACTCAACTTCTGGCTCAACCGCTCCAAAGTAACGAAGCTCAACGTTCCGCGTTTTGACCAGGGTTCTGCTTTCGGTGCAAACTATGGTACTTTCTTTATTGAAGAAGGAAAATCCGCCACGCAGATCCTGGCACTTAACGATGATGGTGAACTGCAAAAGTTTGGCGACCTGGAACCGGATTATCAGCTCAGTTTCTACAATGAACTCACCTTCCTTAAGAACATCAGCCTGCGCTTCCTGCTGCATGCGCGGAAGGGCAGTTCCAATATCAACCTCTCTCAATTACTGCAGGACTATGGCGGCACTTCTCCCGACTGGGATGTACCGGATGCAGGTGGTAACCCTACAGGCCGTGTGCGCTCCGGGCAACCTTACAGATATGTGCAGGATGCAAGCTATTTGCGCTTCCGGGAAATTGCTTTGTATTACCGCCTGCCCCTGGTATGCCGGCATATCCAGAACATCCGGCTGGGCGTTTCTGCCAACAACTTTATTACATGGACCCCGTATAAAGGATACGATCCGGAAGTATCGAATTTCGGTGCCGGTTTTGGTGCCGGAGTGGATGTAGCTCCCTACCCTGCTTCCAAACGCCTGCAATTCCATTTATCGCTTGACTTCTAA